The region AGAGAGAActaaattgttatttataaaaaatttgaggAATGTACATCATTCGCTTTCTCTTAaaaactatttataaaaatattatgaacttTTAAATATTACATTCCTACTTTACtacttatatatttttaatttttttttaatttttatttgaaaaaagatTAAAGATTTCTATTTTAGATCAATCTCTCTATTTACCTACTATATTCAAATTATCGTTTAATCTCTCTATTCTATTTGAGACTTTGGTTGATTAGTTCATTTAATAATTAaccttttttcaattttgtttccGTAGTTTATATTAATCATTGAAATACTAATTTTCAATCACTGCATTGATAGTCGATTCATTGTAAAATACAGTTATTGCTGATATTATAAACAATCCTCGAACGCAAAAAATATGTGTCAATTTAGGTAGTCCAAAGTGAGCTGAAATCGGTCTCTTTCTCTTCTACAGATTGTTCGTTTACTTCTAAGGCGGCCccttaattaatttgaaattgatGAGTCTGTGGagaataataatgataattataaTTGCTCAAAGAAGGCTTCGCCGTGGAAAAAACCATCACCAAATGGCTTAGCGGCAAAGCTATTAATCCAGagagaaaaattgaaaaaatcatatgagaagaaaaaaaaataacgtGATTCGTCTTGTAAAGGCTTATCGGTCTTATATTCTCCGCAACATTCAATACTATGTGTTGGTTTTGTTTAACATGTTTTTATGTGTTGATTAGTAATGCAAAACtccaaacaaatataaattaaaagagGATCTTAAAAGGGGATTAAATTTTTGCACGTGTATTAATCAATAACATTGCACATTATTATTGttcgtttgatttttatttgttgacaattataaatttaagtgtttttttgaattttttttagtgaaATAGAAtgcacaaaattaaaatttatgaagtTGGGAGAatcaatatttttcaatttttttttgttgcatgatATTAGActttttttggtgttttttagTATGCctttaatgtatttttagtaCATTTTGGTggattaaatttgttttatttttatcaaaaataaactaattaagatttaaaataatgttaaataaattcataaactatttttttattttaaccatAAACTTTGAAATGTATCAATCGTATGcatgaagttttatttttttccctCAATCtataaaaattaggaaaaacaaaatttaaaacaattggtccaatagaaatatataattgtaaatatataaaattataagaataaaaaagtaAGTTAATCAGCACTCAATAAGACTCGCAAGTGACTCTATGAAGATAAGTATTTCAATATTCGAATCCAACTTGATAGTTGAGTCGAATAGCTCAAATAAGAGTTGGATTCACCCCTGTAAGAAAGCTTTAAAGAGGAGGATCCATGTTTTGCAGAGACAGATTAACCAGCCTGATACAAAAGGTTGGTGTAAGGTCACACCAAGTCTTATATATAAAGTTTTCtgttaaacatttaaatatcAGAGATTCTAACTCCAATCTAGCAATTATGTATGCCGAATTAATCAGTTCCGGACAAAGCAAAATTCGTGCATGGTTGACATCAAACTGCTCAAAGACTACAACTATCCCTTCAATAACCTCAACTTAACCTAAGAAATTCATTATCACCAAATGGAGCACCAAATTGCAGAGAACAAAATCAGCAAAGGCACGCTCTGGAGGTAAATCCTGTAATTACATCAACAGAACATCAAATTAATGTCTAGTTGTCGAAAGATCATATTACAAGAAGGATAAATGGTCCCACTCGGTCTTTCGAGATTAATTTGAATTTCACTTTCCACCctctcaaatttaaaatataacctTACCTTGAATTCCTTGTTTTCTTTGTTCACCTGGATGCGAAGGCAAACTGCGACAAAAGATACAATTTACAGGTCATTATCACTTTATTACTTAAACAGGTATGTTTTCCCCTGAAAAACTGCTACCTACTTACCAGCAAGTACTGCTGTGCCTACACAAGAAAGTACTCCTGAAAGAAAAGAATTGAATGGAAATGATCCAACAACAGCCATGTAAACCACCTGTTAATTGGAAAAACAAGTTCAAAAAGCATCAGATCTGGACAACATAAACGATGAATAAACTCGCATAATATAGATGTCATATAATAGGATGTACTGAAATGATTTCGTATCTATTAAATCTAGTGAGAGTGGTAAGGAGCTTGCAAGGCTTAAACCATTTTCTGGCGGTGAGAACTGGAATAGAGGCATCTTATTAACTGGAACTAGATTTTCATGTTCAATTGAAAAAGTTATGTGCATGTGCTGATCATTTGCACAAGGTATACAGTTTTACCGAATTCCCAATTGGAAAATTCTCCGCAAATCATGACACCATACAATTTTAGTCTCAAAACCCTGTAAAGATACTATGTGAAACAACAAAATTTAACAAACCAACACCACCTAATTTTTTTCCAATTGAACATATGCAAGAAAATCAGGAACAAAGTGATAGATAACAAATCAGGACCCATAGGATTG is a window of Mercurialis annua linkage group LG2, ddMerAnnu1.2, whole genome shotgun sequence DNA encoding:
- the LOC126670526 gene encoding dolichyl-diphosphooligosaccharide--protein glycosyltransferase subunit DAD1 — its product is MVKPTSNKDAQALIHSLRSAYSATPTSLKIIDLYVGFAVFTAVIQVVYMAVVGSFPFNSFLSGVLSCVGTAVLAVCLRIQVNKENKEFKDLPPERAFADFVLCNLVLHLVIMNFLG